The genomic DNA TAATATTTCCTTTGCTTTATTCGGATCTTTTTCCAAGACTTCTGCATCTATCCATATAATTTCAGGGTTGACATTATTATACCAGCAAGCGGATTTTAAAGCTTCAATAACGGACATGTAAGTATCTTTATTGGTTAGATATTTTGCAACCAATCCTATCTTTACGCTTTTTTTGTCTTTCTTTATTCTTTCACTTAGGTCTTTCCAATTTTTAAGATCAGGCGACTTACTGGTTAATCCTAAAATTTTTGAAATAAGATCAGCACATTTGTATTTTTCAATTATCAAAGGTATTTCGTAAATTGAATTTACTGTAACCATAGGAATAATCGCTTCAGGCTCCAAGTCGCAAAAAAGAGATATTTTATCAATCATTGAAGGAGTTATATTATAGTCTGATCTTGTAACCAGAATGTCAGGAGAAATACCTAATTTTCTTAAATCTTTAACGCTATATTGAGCTGGACGAGTCTTAACCTCCTTAGTCGCTTCGAGGTATGGTAAAAAAACAACGTGCAAATACAAAACGTTTTCAGCGCCTACTTTTCTTTTGATCTGCCTTATAGCTTCCATAAAATGCAGGCCTTCGTAATCCCCAACAGTACCCCCTATCTCAGTTATATGAATATCGTAACCTTTGCCTGCATCAATAATTTCTTGCTGAATTTCCGCTGTAATGTGAGGTATTATCTGAACTGTTTTTCCTAAATATTTTCCTTCTCTTTCTGCAGATAAAACTTTATCAAAAATATTCCCCGCCATAATACTAGAACTTCCGCTTAAGCTTTTATCTAAAAATCTTTCATAATGACCTATATCTAAATCAGTTTCTGCCCCGTCATCTGTAACAAAAACTTCACCATGTTCTCCAGGGTTTAAGGTACCGGCATCCATATTTAAATAAGGATCTAATTTTTGAATATTAATCTTAAACCCCCTGGATTTTAAAACAGATCCGATAGAAGCGGCAGTAATACCTTTACCCACTCCTGATAAAACGCCGCCGGTTACAAAGATATATTTTGTCATTAAGCTCCTTCTTTTTTTACATCAATTAGAATTTTGGCTTTTACCCCTTCGCCAAGTTTAATCTTTGCCTTATATTTACCGACTTCATGAATAGGATTTATTTCTATGTTTTTCTTATCAATAAAAATGCCTGATTTATCTTTTATAGTCTTAGAAATATCATTATTGGTGATCGATCCAAACATTTTATCATTTGTCATTTTTACTTTAAATTCTAACTTTATCTTTTCTATATCATTTTTTTTCTTTTCTATCCCTTGCAACTTACCTTCTCTCTTTTTCATGTATATTTCTTTTTCTTTCTCTACTCTTTCTTTTTCTTTTGTGGTAGCCAACACAGCAGAACCATTGGGTATCAAATAGTTTCTAGCGTAACCATCTTTAACATTTTTCACTTCCCCATATTTCCCTAAATTTTCTACATCTTGAGTTAATATAACTTCCATTTTTATTCTCCTAAAATTTTTAATGCTTCGTCTAATTGTGGGTCTTTACCATTATTGTAATCAGCTTCCGTTAATTCTTTCTTGATATCAGGCTCTATTCCTGCTTTATTTATAGATTTACCAGAAGGAGTAAGCCACTTAGATATCGTTATCTTTAAAAACCCTTTATCAAGATCAAAAACCTGCTGTACTAATCCTTTACCAAAACTTTTTTGACCTAAAATTTTACCTCTATTCCTATCTTTAATAGCGCCTGCAACTATTTCCGAAGCTGAGGCACTACCTTCGTCTATTAAAACAATTAAAGGATTTTTAGTCAATCTACCTTTTTTAGACGTTTTAAAGGATTTTCTGTTACCGTTTTTTGATTCCTCAATCACTACGATGCCGCCATCAAGAAATTCTGACGCAATATCCACTGCACCGGTAAAATACCCTCCTGGATTTCCTCTAAGATCTAAAATTATCCCTTTAGGCTGATTCATTAATATATCTTCAACTGCCTTATTAAAACTGTCTGGCGTTGTTTGCTCAAATCTAGTTATTTTTATAATAGCAATTTTACTATTACCTACTTTTTCATATTCTGTTTTTACGCTATTAACATTAATAGTATCTCTCTTTAATTTATAATCCTTTGGTGCATCCTTACCTCTTTGTATAGTAAGAGTAACCTCAGTATCTTTTGGGCCTTTAATTTTTTCTGTTGCCTGATCTATGGTCATAATCTGAGTTTCTTCGCCATTTATCTTAATGATTTTATCTTTTGATCTTAAGCCTGCTTTATCGGCGGGAGTGCCTGGCAGAGCAGAAATAACCACTAACTCACCATTTTTTATTCCGATTTCCATACCCACTCCCGAGAAAGAACCGTCTATTTCTTCTTGAAACTGTTTTGATTCTTCAGGATTCAGATAAATTGTATATGGATCTTCTAAGCTATCGGTCATTCCTTTAACAGCTCCATAGAGCATTTTTTGATAGTCCAAGCTTCCGACATATTTGTTCTCCAACATATTCCAAGCATCCCAAAAAAGTTTAAAATCAATATTTTGCGGTTTACCGCTATCTTGATTTAATATAGCTGGTTTGATTTGGATAGGACCGATCTGTCTAATATTTCCTAGATTCCCCGACCCTAAAAGAAGCCCAAATATAAAAGAACCGGCCATTAAAAAACCAATAAATATGATTGGAATGAAGTTGATTTTTCTTCTGTTTCTATTTGAAGTTATTAACATCTAAAAAATAAGTGTTGGGATATCCCAACACTTATTATATTAAAATTTACCGCTTTGTTTGTCAAATAATTTTAATAAATAAAAGTGAGACCAGAAGATAAAATATTGCCTCTATAAGTATAGGATTCTGGCTTCTTCCAATTATATTCTGAAACTTCTATTGTACCATCTGAATTTACTCTCTCTACAATTGCTACATGACCATATGGAGTAAGTTTAGTTTTAGGCCAGACTACAATATCTCCTACTTGAGGACTATACCTTACATGATAATCCTGGCCTATAGCTAAATTAGGCCAATTATGAGCATCTCCTGTTCCTGAAGGACCAGACCCTCTATACCATGGTTTATCATAAACCACATTCCATTTCCAAGCAGCATATGAAGTACATTGCAACTTATAAAACCCCCAGGGATCAACCCCTCTAGATAAATACGGATAATCGTTGCCTCCACCGCCAAACCATTCGTTGTTCTGCCTGCTTTGCCTTTCTCTCTCTTCATATAATGCACCGGCTATTCTATTATTTTCAGCCAACATTTTTTCATATTCTGCCTGCTGTCCCTTGGTCTGTTTGAGTAAATCGTCCTTTAAAAATTTTTGGTATTGCTGATTCTTTTTTTCCTTTTCTAAAACACTTCTTTGAGTTTCTAAATTCAGTTTTTTAGTTTCTTCTTCTTTTTTTTGAGCTTCAAGCTGATTTTTTAATATTTTGATCTCTTGGATTGTAGAATTTATTTTATCCTGTACTGCCCGGTTATATTCCTCTTGATTGAGAAAATTAGTAATACTACTCGTACTTGCCAGTATTTCCATTGCGGATAGATTGCCCTTTTCATAAAGCAGCTGGATTAATTTTTTAAGATCACTTTTATTCTGAGTTATCTTTTCTTCGTTAATTTTTATCTTCTCTTTTAGGGTTCCAATTTCTTTTTCTTGATCTGATATTGCATGAGATAAAGAATTTATATTAGCTTGAGCTACATTGATTTGATCACTCATAGCAGATACCTGCGACTGAAGATTAGCCGCCTCTGCTTTTTTATCATTTACCGTTTGCTTATTTTCTTTTATCTTACTCTCAATTTCTTTAATCTGCTGATCAATGGATGGCAATGCATACACGTTAAAAGGACTAATAATAAACGATATTATAAACATCGCTAATATACATTTTATTGAATTGTTTTTATTCATCAGGCTCATTATACAAAGGATAATTAATTAAGCAAGGTATCTTTCTATAAACATATTTTTATTTTAAATGACCATAGAGAGTTAGAAATCCATTCTGATGATCAATAATTATATAGTGCCCAAAACCCGAACTGATTCCATTCTTACCTACACCATCAAATATAATAACACCGTTTTTTGCCGCTCGGACGGGAGTTCCCTCTGCCGCAGCAAAATCTATACCGCCTGGCCAACCTCTCCCACGATGACTGTATGATCCAAAAAAATCCTGGGTTATTTTAGCGCCAGGTACTGGAAAGCTAAAAGCATTAACAGATAAAAGAGGCATTGGATCAATATCACGACCATACTGATAAACTCCGAAATGAACGTGCGGACCGCTAGAAAATCCAGTGTTACCCAGTCTAGCTATAGGTTCTCCAGTATATACTCTTTGTCCTGCCCTAGCTCCTGAAAAAGGAAGACCAATGGAAATAGGGCTTGCGCCGGAAGAAATCGCTGAAATCATTGATGAAACCTGAGATTTATCATTTAATGCCTGTTCAAGTATTTTTTTGTAGAGCTCTTCGTCCCCCTTAGTCTCATCTATAAGTCTATTCTTGGCCATTATTCGAGTTGCTAATTCTTCTTTACATCTTTCTTGTTCACCTTTGATAGATTCCTGTTCATTTTTTTCTTTTTCTATTTCTTGTTTTTTCTTATTTAAATTATTTTTAATATCTTTTATATTTTCTACCGAAACTGCCAAATCTTCACTAATAGTAAGAAGATATTTGCTTTGATTGACAGCAGAGCTTAGCGTTTCGCTTGATGCTAAAATCTCTACTATATCAGTATTACCTTGTGCATAAATAAGCTTAATGCCTTTTTTTAGCTTTTCTTGCTCATGATCCAGTTTCTTTTCATTAAGCTTAACTTCATTTTCTATATAATCTAATCGCCCCTGAGCATCCCTTAATTTTTCATTCAGAGTCTTAATTTTAATCTCAACGGCCTTAGACTGCTGCTCAATATTTGCAATTTCATCTTTAAGGCTCTTGGCTTGATTTTGCTTCTCTTGTATTTTGTTATTTTGCTGTGCGATAATCCCGTCTAGTTCTTTTGTCCTCTGCTCAACCAGTTTATCTGTTTGAGAATCAGCGCTAACAAAATTCACTAATAAACATAGCAAGAATAATCCAAAAAAATAGATTATTTTATTTAGATATCGCCTTTTTGCCCTTAAGTCTGGTGAGTATTGTATAA from bacterium CG_4_10_14_0_2_um_filter_33_32 includes the following:
- a CDS encoding CTP synthase: MTKYIFVTGGVLSGVGKGITAASIGSVLKSRGFKINIQKLDPYLNMDAGTLNPGEHGEVFVTDDGAETDLDIGHYERFLDKSLSGSSSIMAGNIFDKVLSAEREGKYLGKTVQIIPHITAEIQQEIIDAGKGYDIHITEIGGTVGDYEGLHFMEAIRQIKRKVGAENVLYLHVVFLPYLEATKEVKTRPAQYSVKDLRKLGISPDILVTRSDYNITPSMIDKISLFCDLEPEAIIPMVTVNSIYEIPLIIEKYKCADLISKILGLTSKSPDLKNWKDLSERIKKDKKSVKIGLVAKYLTNKDTYMSVIEALKSACWYNNVNPEIIWIDAEVLEKDPNKAKEILKNVDGILVPGGFGSRGIEGKIISAQYARENNIPYLGLCLGMQIVTIDFSRNVCKLKNANSTEFNTKTNYPVIYIMPGQRGIKKKGGTMRLGAYPCVIKKRSRSFDLYNSSSFEKKINGQDILIEERHRHRYEFNMKYRKILEEKGFVISGISPDGKLVEIIEIENHPFFVGVQFHPEFKSRPNKPHPLFVGFIKALVEGKDNKNLKADKF
- the rplI gene encoding 50S ribosomal protein L9, producing the protein MEVILTQDVENLGKYGEVKNVKDGYARNYLIPNGSAVLATTKEKERVEKEKEIYMKKREGKLQGIEKKKNDIEKIKLEFKVKMTNDKMFGSITNNDISKTIKDKSGIFIDKKNIEINPIHEVGKYKAKIKLGEGVKAKILIDVKKEGA